A part of Brachybacterium faecium DSM 4810 genomic DNA contains:
- a CDS encoding folylpolyglutamate synthase/dihydrofolate synthase (PFAM: Mur ligase family, glutamate ligase domain; Mur ligase middle domain~TIGRFAM: folylpolyglutamate synthase/dihydrofolate synthase), which yields MQNSPRPGSSPQAMSPELREVYAALLERAPENRIEPDLSRITRVMELMGDPQNSYRSIRIAGTNGKTTTARILERILREAGLRTGRTTSPHLRSPVERIAIDGASIDEEGFLQAYHDVAPFAAIVDAEQEAAGGVPLTYFEYLTAMAFQAFASAPVDVAVIETGLGGTWDATGAVHPDVAVITPISLDHQDYLGDTIAEIAAEKAGILTAEATAILASQPYEDAADVLRERIGELGAEAAVEDQQIGVLSHTPGVGGQMLSLQGIAGRYEEVFLSLLGEHQARNALLAVAAAEALLGDGRTPLGGELLSAALSSVTSPGRAEVVRQAPTILLDAAHNPAGALTLVETVRENFRFTRTVGLVGILREKDAAEILDVLEPLLDSVVITQSSSPRAIPTDVLADIARDIFQDEDRVVERASLPDAIQAAVDLAETDGDQFGGVVVAGSVTLTGEVRELLGVPEEE from the coding sequence GTGCAGAACTCTCCCCGTCCGGGGTCGTCCCCGCAGGCCATGTCGCCCGAGCTGCGCGAGGTGTATGCCGCGCTGCTCGAGCGCGCCCCGGAGAACCGGATCGAGCCGGATCTGTCGCGCATCACGCGCGTGATGGAGCTGATGGGGGACCCGCAGAACTCGTACCGCTCGATCCGGATCGCGGGCACGAACGGGAAGACCACGACGGCGCGGATCCTGGAGCGCATCCTGCGCGAGGCCGGGCTGCGCACCGGCCGCACCACGAGCCCGCACCTGCGCTCGCCCGTCGAGCGGATCGCCATCGACGGCGCCTCGATCGACGAGGAGGGATTCCTGCAGGCGTACCACGACGTCGCCCCGTTCGCGGCGATCGTCGACGCCGAGCAGGAAGCGGCCGGGGGTGTGCCGCTGACCTACTTCGAGTACCTCACCGCGATGGCCTTCCAGGCCTTCGCCTCCGCACCCGTCGACGTCGCCGTGATCGAGACCGGGCTCGGCGGCACCTGGGACGCGACCGGTGCCGTGCACCCGGACGTCGCCGTGATCACCCCCATCTCCCTGGATCATCAGGACTACCTCGGCGACACGATCGCCGAGATCGCCGCGGAGAAGGCCGGGATCCTCACCGCCGAGGCGACCGCGATCCTCGCCTCCCAGCCCTACGAGGACGCCGCCGATGTGCTGCGCGAGCGGATCGGGGAGCTCGGTGCCGAGGCCGCGGTCGAGGACCAGCAGATCGGGGTGCTCTCGCACACCCCCGGCGTGGGCGGGCAGATGCTGAGCCTCCAGGGGATCGCAGGACGCTACGAGGAGGTGTTCCTCTCGCTGCTCGGCGAGCACCAGGCGCGCAACGCCCTGCTCGCGGTCGCCGCCGCGGAGGCGCTGCTCGGGGACGGCCGCACCCCTCTGGGCGGCGAGCTGCTCAGCGCCGCCCTCTCGAGCGTCACCTCCCCGGGCCGCGCCGAGGTGGTGCGCCAGGCACCCACGATCCTGCTGGACGCCGCGCACAACCCGGCCGGCGCCCTCACCCTCGTCGAGACCGTCCGGGAGAACTTCCGCTTCACCCGCACCGTCGGCCTGGTCGGGATCCTCCGCGAGAAGGACGCCGCGGAGATCCTCGACGTCCTCGAACCGCTGCTGGACAGCGTGGTCATCACCCAGTCGAGCTCGCCGCGGGCGATCCCCACCGACGTCCTGGCGGACATCGCCCGCGACATCTTCCAGGACGAGGACAGGGTGGTGGAGCGGGCGAGCCTGCCCGATGCGATCCAGGCCGCGGTGGACCTGGCCGAGACCGACGGCGACCAGTTCGGCGGTGTCGTGGTGGCCGGATCGGTGACCCTCACCGGTGAGGTCCGCGAGCTGCTCGGCGTCCCCGAGGAGGAATGA
- a CDS encoding nucleoside diphosphate kinase (PFAM: Nucleoside diphosphate kinase), with translation MTAQRTLVLLKPDAVQRGLRGEILRRIEAKGYDIIALAQRTATAEELAAHYAEHEGKPFYPGLVEYMGSAPLVAIVAEGVNVIPGFRSLAGATNPTEAAPGTIRGDLSCEQDLPVIQNLVHGSDSEESAAREIGIWFPELG, from the coding sequence ATGACCGCACAGCGCACACTCGTCCTGCTCAAGCCCGACGCCGTCCAGCGCGGCCTGCGCGGGGAGATCCTCCGCCGCATCGAGGCCAAGGGCTACGACATCATCGCCCTCGCCCAGCGCACCGCCACCGCCGAGGAGCTCGCCGCGCACTACGCCGAGCACGAGGGCAAGCCCTTCTACCCGGGCCTGGTGGAGTACATGGGCTCCGCGCCCCTGGTCGCGATCGTCGCCGAGGGCGTCAACGTGATCCCCGGCTTCCGCTCCCTGGCCGGTGCCACCAATCCCACCGAGGCGGCGCCCGGCACCATCCGCGGCGACCTCTCCTGCGAGCAGGACCTCCCCGTCATCCAGAACCTCGTCCACGGCTCCGACTCCGAGGAGTCCGCCGCCCGCGAGATCGGGATCTGGTTCCCCGAGCTCGGCTGA
- a CDS encoding signal recognition particle subunit FFH/SRP54 (srp54) (PFAM: SRP54-type protein, GTPase domain; SRP54-type protein, helical bundle domain; Signal peptide binding domain~TIGRFAM: signal recognition particle protein) gives MFNNLSDRITASLKGLRGHGRLTEADVDKTIREIRRALLDADVAVAVVREFTGRVRERALGEEVSKALNPAQQVVKIVNDELVEVLGGATGELHFAKNPPTVIMLAGLQGAGKTTLAGKLAKWMKAEGHTPLLVAADLQRPNAVTQLQVVGERAGVPVFAPEPGNGVGDPVLVAMNGVSTAQFQQHDVVIVDTAGRLGIDEEMMEQARNIRDAVTPHETLFVVDAMIGQDAARVAEAFRDGVGFTGVVLSKLDGDARGGAALSITGVTQRPILFASTGESLDEFERFHPDRMANRILDMGDVLTLIEQAEKAFDQEEAEKAAAKLASGEDFTLDDFLNQMQQLKNMGSIKKMLGMLPNMGQYREALDNFDEGEIGRIEAIIRSMTPEERNNPKIINGSRRNRIARGSGTTVQQINQLLERFKQAQQMMKTMGRGMAGGGMPGMPGGPGMGMGKKSRGRQAPQKKVKKSKSKNPAKAAREQAEAARRAAEGGAGTGGSAFGAGASQGGQPDVSDFDPSQLPPEMQKLLGGK, from the coding sequence GTGTTCAACAACCTCTCCGATCGCATCACAGCGTCGCTGAAGGGCCTGCGCGGCCACGGCCGCCTCACCGAGGCGGACGTCGACAAGACGATCCGCGAGATCCGCCGTGCCCTGCTCGACGCCGACGTCGCCGTCGCCGTGGTGCGGGAGTTCACCGGGCGGGTCCGCGAGCGCGCCCTGGGCGAGGAGGTTTCCAAGGCCCTCAACCCCGCCCAGCAGGTCGTCAAGATCGTCAACGACGAGCTGGTCGAGGTGCTCGGCGGCGCCACCGGCGAGCTGCACTTCGCGAAGAACCCGCCCACCGTCATCATGCTGGCCGGCCTCCAGGGCGCGGGCAAGACCACCCTGGCCGGCAAGCTCGCGAAGTGGATGAAGGCCGAGGGGCACACCCCGCTCCTGGTCGCCGCGGACCTGCAGCGCCCCAACGCCGTGACCCAGCTGCAGGTGGTCGGCGAGCGTGCCGGCGTGCCGGTGTTCGCGCCGGAGCCGGGCAACGGCGTGGGCGACCCGGTGCTGGTGGCGATGAACGGCGTCTCGACCGCCCAGTTCCAGCAGCATGACGTGGTCATCGTCGACACCGCGGGCCGTCTCGGCATCGACGAGGAGATGATGGAGCAGGCGCGGAACATCCGCGACGCCGTCACCCCGCACGAGACCCTGTTCGTCGTCGACGCGATGATCGGCCAGGACGCCGCCCGCGTCGCCGAGGCCTTCCGCGACGGCGTGGGCTTCACCGGCGTGGTGCTCTCGAAGCTCGACGGCGACGCCCGCGGCGGTGCCGCGCTGTCGATCACCGGCGTCACCCAGCGCCCGATCCTCTTCGCCTCCACCGGTGAGAGCCTCGACGAGTTCGAGCGCTTCCACCCGGACCGCATGGCCAACCGCATCCTCGACATGGGTGACGTGCTCACCCTCATCGAGCAGGCGGAGAAGGCCTTCGACCAGGAGGAGGCGGAGAAGGCCGCCGCGAAGCTGGCCTCCGGCGAGGACTTCACCCTCGACGACTTCCTCAACCAGATGCAGCAGCTCAAGAACATGGGCAGCATCAAGAAGATGCTCGGCATGCTGCCGAACATGGGCCAGTACCGCGAAGCGCTGGACAACTTCGACGAGGGCGAGATCGGCAGGATCGAGGCGATCATCCGCTCGATGACGCCCGAGGAGCGCAACAACCCCAAGATCATCAACGGCTCGCGCCGCAACCGCATCGCCCGCGGCTCCGGCACCACCGTGCAGCAGATCAACCAGCTGCTCGAGCGGTTCAAGCAGGCCCAGCAGATGATGAAGACGATGGGGCGCGGCATGGCCGGCGGCGGCATGCCGGGCATGCCCGGCGGCCCCGGCATGGGGATGGGCAAGAAGTCCCGCGGCAGGCAGGCCCCGCAGAAGAAGGTCAAGAAGTCCAAGTCGAAGAACCCCGCGAAGGCCGCACGCGAGCAGGCCGAGGCCGCTCGCCGCGCCGCCGAGGGCGGTGCCGGCACGGGCGGTTCCGCGTTCGGCGCGGGCGCCTCGCAGGGCGGCCAGCCGGACGTGTCCGACTTCGATCCCAGCCAGCTCCCGCCGGAGATGCAGAAGCTCCTCGGCGGCAAGTGA
- a CDS encoding amidohydrolase, imidazolonepropionase (PFAM: Amidohydrolase family) codes for MPEKSRREPVPETPSGEGESALRAPDPVLHLRGPILLGPEQELAEAWVVDGRIRHRRPDLPGGREIHRIDGVVVPGLADLHCHLGIGDGGGGTTLETARQQALTDRDTGVLLIRDAGSIIDTSPLQHQQDLPRLIRCGRHLARTRRYLRGYADEREPAELPAAIAREARRGDGWVKLVGDWIDRDVGDLTPCWGAEDFAAAAEAAHDAGARITVHTFDEATLPLALDAGFDCLEHATGLTDQTIARAAAAGVPVVTTLVNVDEFERYARQGERKFPDYAAHMRRLRAGRFTRTRDAHDAGVQLLVGTDAGGVLGHGILHDELDELARAGLEPTAILDAAAWAPRRFLGAPGLEDGAPADLLVVPRDPRTDHRVLRERSHVVLGGRIVA; via the coding sequence ATGCCTGAGAAGTCGCGTCGGGAGCCCGTGCCTGAGACGCCGTCCGGGGAGGGCGAGTCCGCCCTCCGCGCGCCCGACCCCGTCCTGCACCTGCGCGGCCCGATCCTGCTCGGCCCCGAGCAGGAGCTCGCCGAGGCCTGGGTGGTCGACGGGCGGATCCGGCACCGGCGCCCCGACCTGCCCGGTGGGCGCGAAATCCACAGGATCGACGGCGTCGTGGTGCCGGGGCTCGCGGACCTGCACTGCCACCTCGGCATCGGCGACGGAGGCGGCGGCACCACGCTGGAGACGGCCCGGCAGCAGGCGCTGACCGACCGCGACACCGGGGTGCTGCTGATCCGGGACGCCGGCTCGATCATCGACACCTCGCCGCTCCAGCACCAGCAGGATCTGCCGAGGCTGATCCGCTGCGGCCGGCACCTCGCCCGCACCCGCCGCTACCTGCGCGGATACGCCGACGAGAGGGAGCCGGCGGAGCTGCCCGCCGCGATCGCCCGCGAGGCGCGCCGCGGGGACGGCTGGGTGAAGCTCGTGGGGGACTGGATCGACCGGGACGTCGGCGACCTCACCCCGTGCTGGGGCGCGGAGGACTTCGCCGCCGCGGCCGAGGCCGCCCACGACGCCGGGGCCCGCATCACCGTCCACACCTTCGACGAGGCCACGCTCCCGCTCGCCCTGGACGCCGGGTTCGACTGCCTCGAGCACGCCACGGGACTGACCGACCAGACGATCGCCCGAGCCGCCGCGGCCGGCGTCCCCGTGGTCACCACGCTGGTCAACGTCGACGAGTTCGAGAGGTACGCCCGCCAGGGGGAGAGGAAGTTCCCCGACTACGCCGCGCACATGCGCCGGCTGCGCGCGGGCCGCTTCACCCGCACACGGGACGCCCACGACGCCGGGGTGCAGCTGCTGGTGGGCACCGACGCCGGGGGAGTGCTCGGCCACGGCATCCTCCACGACGAGCTCGACGAGCTGGCCCGCGCCGGGCTGGAGCCCACCGCCATCCTGGACGCCGCGGCCTGGGCACCGCGCCGGTTCCTCGGCGCCCCCGGGCTGGAGGACGGGGCTCCGGCGGATCTCCTCGTGGTGCCGCGGGATCCGCGCACCGATCACCGGGTCCTGCGCGAGCGCAGCCACGTCGTCCTCGGCGGCCGGATCGTCGCCTGA
- a CDS encoding SSU ribosomal protein S16P (PFAM: Ribosomal protein S16~TIGRFAM: ribosomal protein S16), with protein MAVKIRLKRMGKIRAPHYRIVVADSRKKRDGAVIEEIGKYHPTENPSLIEVQSERAQYWLSVGAQPTEQVAALLKVTGDWATYKGEGDAAGSLKSAEEKKSAEELIAAADKAAAESREGAKKSKESEETEAADVAPGSEEAPAEGETTEDADAAATDEA; from the coding sequence GTGGCTGTCAAGATCCGTCTGAAGCGCATGGGCAAGATCCGTGCACCGCACTACCGCATCGTCGTCGCCGATTCGCGCAAGAAGCGTGACGGCGCCGTGATCGAGGAGATCGGCAAGTACCACCCCACCGAGAACCCCTCCCTCATCGAGGTCCAGTCCGAGCGGGCCCAGTACTGGCTCAGCGTCGGCGCGCAGCCGACCGAGCAGGTCGCCGCGCTCCTCAAGGTCACCGGCGACTGGGCGACCTATAAGGGCGAGGGCGACGCCGCCGGCTCCCTGAAGTCCGCCGAGGAGAAGAAGTCCGCCGAGGAGCTCATCGCCGCTGCCGACAAGGCCGCCGCGGAGTCCCGCGAGGGCGCGAAGAAGTCCAAGGAGTCCGAGGAGACCGAGGCGGCGGACGTCGCCCCGGGGTCCGAGGAGGCACCGGCCGAGGGCGAGACCACCGAGGACGCCGACGCCGCGGCGACCGACGAGGCCTGA
- a CDS encoding RNA-binding protein (KH domain) — protein sequence MSSRAEALDHLVRGIVDEPDAVRVTEKSTRRGPLLEVRVGAADLGRVIGRSGRTARALRTVTAALSEDDVRVDIVDVDRR from the coding sequence ATGAGCTCGCGCGCCGAAGCCCTCGATCACCTCGTCCGCGGCATCGTCGACGAGCCCGACGCCGTGCGCGTGACCGAGAAGTCCACGCGTCGCGGCCCGCTGCTCGAGGTCCGGGTCGGTGCCGCCGATCTGGGCCGGGTGATCGGCCGCTCCGGCCGCACCGCCCGTGCCCTGCGCACGGTCACCGCAGCGCTGTCGGAGGACGACGTGCGGGTCGACATCGTCGATGTCGACCGGCGCTGA
- a CDS encoding 16S rRNA processing protein RimM (PFAM: RimM N-terminal domain; PRC-barrel domain~TIGRFAM: 16S rRNA processing protein RimM) — translation MSTLDVIVATIGRAHGLRGEVALTLRTDQPEERLQPGTAFEVEVAGQVRALTVQSTRMQQDRWYVRFEEVDDRTGAASLRGIDLVLSLDAEQEAEEDPDAWYPAQLKGLSVRHVDGRELGTVAGVDHYPAQDLLVVRTPDRRRVQLPLVEELVPEVDLEQGVVIADPPGGLFDALPEDEQGPEPETSAPPRGTR, via the coding sequence ATGAGCACGCTCGACGTCATCGTCGCGACCATCGGCCGCGCCCACGGTCTGCGCGGCGAGGTCGCGCTGACGCTGCGCACCGACCAGCCCGAGGAGCGCCTGCAGCCCGGCACCGCATTCGAGGTCGAGGTCGCCGGGCAGGTGCGGGCCCTCACCGTCCAGAGCACCCGCATGCAGCAGGACCGCTGGTACGTGCGCTTCGAGGAGGTCGACGACCGCACCGGCGCCGCGTCCCTGCGCGGCATCGACCTGGTGCTCTCCCTGGACGCCGAGCAGGAGGCCGAGGAGGACCCCGACGCCTGGTACCCCGCGCAGCTGAAGGGCCTGAGCGTGCGCCACGTGGACGGCCGCGAGCTCGGCACCGTGGCGGGCGTCGACCACTACCCGGCGCAGGACCTGCTCGTGGTGCGCACCCCGGACCGCCGACGGGTGCAGCTGCCGCTGGTCGAAGAGCTCGTGCCCGAGGTGGACCTCGAGCAGGGCGTGGTGATCGCCGATCCACCCGGCGGCCTCTTCGACGCACTCCCCGAGGACGAGCAGGGCCCCGAGCCCGAGACGTCCGCGCCCCCGCGCGGGACCCGGTGA
- a CDS encoding tRNA (guanine-N1)-methyltransferase (PFAM: tRNA (Guanine-1)-methyltransferase~TIGRFAM: tRNA (guanine-N1)-methyltransferase) has protein sequence MRIDVITIFPEYLAPLDLSLIGKARREGLLDLHVHDLRDWTHDRHRTVDDTPLGGGAGMVMKPEPWAEAFAAVRADGQLALGADVEPLIIFPNPAGEPFAQETAQEWSQCEWLVLACGRYEGIDERVYEHLADIGCEVALASLGDYVLNGGEVAVLAITEAVVRLIPGVVGNAASLVEESHSDGLLEYPLYTRPARWEDPAGVVREAPPILLSGDHGRIAAWRSEQSLERTRQRRPDLLGPAGDAGG, from the coding sequence ATGCGCATCGACGTCATCACGATCTTCCCCGAGTACCTGGCACCGCTCGATCTCTCCCTCATCGGCAAAGCCCGGCGCGAGGGTCTGCTCGACCTTCACGTGCACGATCTGCGGGACTGGACCCACGACCGGCACCGCACGGTCGACGACACCCCGCTGGGCGGCGGCGCCGGCATGGTGATGAAGCCCGAGCCGTGGGCGGAGGCGTTCGCCGCCGTGCGCGCGGACGGCCAGCTGGCGCTGGGGGCCGATGTCGAACCGCTGATCATCTTCCCCAATCCCGCCGGGGAGCCGTTCGCCCAGGAGACCGCCCAGGAATGGTCGCAGTGCGAGTGGCTGGTGCTGGCCTGCGGCCGGTACGAGGGCATCGACGAGCGCGTCTACGAGCATCTGGCCGACATCGGCTGCGAGGTCGCCCTCGCCTCCCTCGGCGACTACGTCCTCAACGGCGGCGAGGTCGCGGTGCTCGCGATCACCGAGGCCGTGGTGCGGCTGATCCCCGGCGTGGTCGGCAACGCCGCCTCGCTCGTGGAGGAATCCCACTCCGACGGGCTGCTCGAGTACCCGCTGTACACCCGCCCCGCCCGGTGGGAGGACCCGGCCGGGGTGGTGCGCGAGGCCCCGCCGATCCTGCTCTCCGGCGACCACGGGCGCATCGCCGCCTGGCGCAGCGAGCAGTCCCTCGAGCGCACCCGGCAGCGTCGACCCGATCTGCTGGGGCCGGCCGGCGACGCCGGGGGCTGA
- a CDS encoding LSU ribosomal protein L19P (PFAM: Ribosomal protein L19~TIGRFAM: ribosomal protein L19, bacterial type): MQKLDELDKASLREDVPAFRAGDNVKVHVKVIEGNRSRIQIFQGYVIGRQGHGVGETFRVRKISFGVGVERVFPVHAPTVDKIEVVTRGDVRRAKLYYLRNLTGKKARIREKREHS, encoded by the coding sequence ATGCAGAAGCTCGACGAGCTCGACAAGGCATCGCTGCGCGAGGACGTCCCCGCCTTCCGCGCCGGCGACAACGTCAAGGTGCACGTGAAGGTCATCGAGGGCAACCGCTCCCGCATCCAGATCTTCCAGGGGTACGTCATCGGCCGTCAGGGCCACGGCGTGGGAGAGACCTTCCGCGTCCGGAAGATCTCCTTCGGCGTCGGCGTGGAGCGCGTGTTCCCGGTGCACGCCCCGACGGTCGACAAGATCGAGGTCGTCACCCGTGGCGACGTGCGCCGCGCGAAGCTGTACTACCTGCGCAACCTCACGGGCAAGAAGGCCCGCATCCGGGAGAAGCGCGAGCACTCCTGA
- a CDS encoding signal peptidase I (PFAM: Peptidase S24-like~TIGRFAM: signal peptidase I, bacterial type), which yields MTRESTARRRRPHPVVAAAVCVVLALLVAIAVRHCVVQPFRVPSASMAPALRAGDVILADRSTRGTAQRGDIVVFDGRGYFAPSAADGDRYWVKRVIAVGGDRVRCCTDEGAITVDDAPLDEPYLPPGTTPSGIEFDLLVPEGRMFVLGDNRGDSTDSRHLLGAPGGGMIPVDRVVGEVDRIVWPLTRGGSL from the coding sequence ATGACCCGCGAGAGCACGGCTCGACGGCGGCGGCCCCACCCGGTGGTGGCCGCCGCCGTCTGCGTCGTGCTGGCGCTCCTCGTCGCCATCGCGGTGAGGCACTGCGTCGTCCAGCCCTTCCGCGTCCCCTCGGCGTCGATGGCACCCGCGCTCCGGGCCGGTGACGTGATCCTGGCCGATCGCTCCACCCGCGGCACCGCGCAGCGCGGCGACATCGTGGTCTTCGACGGGCGCGGCTACTTCGCGCCCTCCGCGGCCGACGGCGACCGCTACTGGGTCAAACGGGTGATCGCCGTGGGCGGCGACCGGGTGCGGTGCTGCACCGACGAGGGCGCGATCACGGTCGACGACGCCCCGCTGGACGAGCCCTATCTGCCCCCGGGCACCACGCCCAGCGGGATCGAGTTCGACCTCCTCGTCCCCGAGGGGCGCATGTTCGTGCTCGGCGACAACCGGGGGGACTCCACCGACTCCCGTCACCTGCTCGGCGCGCCCGGCGGCGGGATGATCCCGGTGGACCGCGTGGTGGGGGAGGTGGACCGCATCGTGTGGCCACTCACTCGCGGCGGCTCCCTCTGA
- a CDS encoding signal peptidase I (PFAM: Peptidase S24-like~TIGRFAM: signal peptidase I, bacterial type), which translates to MNEPDDSRLAVSDDEDTAGGEDPSMQGGRRGTERGQRGADRGRRRPRMPLWLDTLVTMIVALVIAVLVKTFLIQPFYIPSASMNPTLLEDDKILVSKLSPGVFDLQRGDVIVFEDPDDWIPGDATENPTPRVRVMMLLSMVGLAPDPSQDHLVKRLIGVAGDHIVCEDKGEALEVNGVTLEEPYINPGTAACQNAFDVTVPDGKVWVMGDNRYASADSAWHDYRGESGFVDESDITGRAEVIFWPASSWHRLDDGRESFADVPETP; encoded by the coding sequence ATGAACGAGCCCGATGACTCCCGCCTTGCAGTGTCCGATGACGAGGACACCGCAGGTGGTGAGGACCCCTCGATGCAGGGCGGGCGCCGCGGCACGGAACGCGGGCAGCGTGGTGCGGACCGTGGCCGCCGCCGCCCGCGGATGCCGCTGTGGCTCGACACGCTGGTGACGATGATCGTCGCCCTCGTGATCGCCGTGCTGGTCAAGACCTTCCTCATCCAGCCGTTCTACATCCCCTCCGCATCGATGAACCCCACGCTGCTCGAGGACGACAAGATCCTCGTCTCCAAGCTCAGCCCCGGGGTGTTCGACCTGCAGCGCGGCGACGTCATCGTCTTCGAGGACCCCGACGACTGGATCCCGGGCGACGCCACCGAGAACCCCACCCCGCGGGTGCGGGTCATGATGCTGCTGAGCATGGTCGGCCTGGCGCCGGACCCCTCGCAGGACCACCTGGTCAAACGGCTGATCGGGGTGGCCGGCGATCACATCGTGTGCGAGGACAAGGGGGAGGCGCTCGAGGTCAACGGGGTGACCCTCGAGGAGCCGTACATCAACCCGGGCACCGCCGCGTGCCAGAACGCCTTCGACGTGACCGTGCCCGACGGCAAGGTCTGGGTGATGGGCGACAACCGCTACGCCTCCGCGGACTCCGCCTGGCACGACTACCGCGGGGAGAGCGGGTTCGTCGACGAATCGGACATCACCGGCCGCGCCGAGGTGATCTTCTGGCCGGCCAGCAGCTGGCACCGCCTCGACGACGGCCGCGAGAGCTTCGCCGACGTCCCCGAGACGCCATGA
- a CDS encoding ribonuclease HII (PFAM: Ribonuclease HII): MTAAVPTLQVEQSLAVGRGPGRRIIVGVDEVGRGALAGPVAVGACAVEVVGGLAAPLPEGVRDSKKLTARRREALVEPILGSVLAGAVGWASPAEIDEIGIMPALTTAALRALDLLGVAADAIVLDGDVDVLTPALTAPGRPTPLVHLQVSADRDCASVAAASILAKVARDARMVELDAEAPEYCWASNKGYGSKPHREAIDRFGVHAHHRRSWRLGSVPVARTAAPEPVPASATTAPQRSVLHAAAPVPAAAEAGVLWGDDWYPQDGKERR, translated from the coding sequence ATGACCGCCGCCGTCCCCACGCTCCAGGTGGAGCAGTCCCTCGCGGTGGGCCGCGGCCCCGGCCGGCGCATCATCGTCGGCGTCGACGAGGTGGGCCGCGGCGCCCTCGCCGGCCCCGTCGCCGTCGGCGCCTGCGCGGTCGAGGTGGTCGGCGGCCTCGCCGCCCCGCTGCCCGAAGGGGTGCGCGACTCGAAGAAGCTCACCGCCCGCCGCCGCGAGGCTCTCGTGGAGCCGATCCTGGGCTCGGTGCTCGCCGGCGCGGTGGGCTGGGCGAGCCCCGCGGAGATCGACGAGATCGGGATCATGCCCGCACTGACCACGGCCGCCCTGCGCGCCCTGGACCTCCTCGGCGTCGCCGCCGACGCGATCGTGCTGGACGGCGACGTGGACGTCCTCACCCCCGCGCTCACCGCCCCCGGACGGCCCACGCCGCTGGTCCACCTGCAGGTCTCCGCGGATCGGGACTGCGCGAGCGTGGCAGCCGCGAGCATCCTGGCCAAGGTCGCGCGGGACGCGCGGATGGTCGAGCTCGATGCCGAGGCGCCGGAGTACTGCTGGGCCTCGAACAAGGGCTACGGCTCCAAGCCGCATCGCGAGGCGATCGACCGTTTCGGCGTGCACGCGCACCACCGCCGCAGCTGGCGGCTGGGCTCGGTGCCCGTCGCTCGCACCGCAGCGCCCGAGCCTGTTCCAGCCTCCGCCACGACGGCCCCGCAGAGGTCCGTGCTGCACGCCGCGGCGCCCGTCCCGGCCGCCGCGGAGGCTGGCGTACTGTGGGGCGACGACTGGTACCCGCAGGATGGGAAGGAGCGTCGGTGA
- a CDS encoding Protein of unknown function (DUF2469) (PFAM: Protein of unknown function (DUF2469)), translating to MSAQELENYESDLELQLFREYRDVVSLFTYVVETERRFYLANQVDLQVRSGGGEVFYELRLADVWVWDIYRSNRFVRSVRVVTFKDVNIEELNKQDISLP from the coding sequence GTGAGCGCACAGGAACTCGAGAACTACGAGTCCGACCTCGAACTCCAGCTGTTCCGCGAGTATCGCGACGTGGTCAGCCTCTTCACCTACGTCGTCGAGACGGAGCGCCGCTTCTACCTCGCCAACCAGGTGGACCTGCAGGTCCGCTCCGGCGGGGGCGAGGTGTTCTACGAGCTGCGGCTGGCGGACGTCTGGGTGTGGGACATCTACCGCTCCAACCGCTTCGTGCGCTCGGTGCGCGTGGTGACCTTCAAGGACGTGAACATCGAGGAGCTCAACAAGCAGGACATCTCCCTGCCATGA